One part of the Archocentrus centrarchus isolate MPI-CPG fArcCen1 unplaced genomic scaffold, fArcCen1 scaffold_40_ctg1, whole genome shotgun sequence genome encodes these proteins:
- the LOC115776895 gene encoding uncharacterized protein LOC115776895 yields MDVKKRNGKETVHRKMDKTFSYRRLEVVRETPMVQDFQERWPALFDVFEINAEFKRITTLPLQSRFLSQLDILSSKLIALYKKRGGLIGKHLKSIMDQMTEEDVDHGRESVLKGLCVYLNEDPEHLIRQHVGVSDTAFEESVEETTVGIFTVKQQEAQPTPDDVGIILEGQIVIQDLDNVPLAVALLFGLLYALNMDYPHQLRYTFEVIQKLIMELDGGTLSKKVQVLKNRLNE; encoded by the exons ATGGATGTAAAAAAGAGGAACggcaaagaaacagtgcatcgaAAAATGGACAAGACGTTCTCATACAGAAGATTAGAGGTAGTTCGGGAAACACCCATGGTACAAGATTTCCAGGAACGGTGGCCTGCGCTCTTTGATGTGTTTGAG ATAAACGCTGAATTCAAGAGAATCACCACTCTGCCACTGCAGTCCCGGTTCCTCTCGCAGCTCGACATTCTGTCTTCCAAACTTATTGCTCTCTATAAAAAAAGAGGTGGACTAATAGGCAAACACCTAAAAAGTATAATGGACCAAATGACTGAa GAAGATGTCGACCATGGGCGTGAAAGTGTTCTGAAGGGCCTTTGTGTGTACCTCAATGAAGACCCCGAACATCTGATACGACAGCATGTA ggagTAAGTGATACAGCCTTTGAAGAATCAGTTGAGGAAACTACTGTGGGGATCTTCACGGTGAAACAACAGGAGGCGCAGCCTACTCCAGACGATGTAGGAATTATCCTGGAAGGCCAAATTGTTATCCAGGATTTAGACAATGTTCCTCTGGCTGTTGCACTACTGTTTGGCCTCCTGTATGCTCTAAATATGGATTATCCTCATCAACTCAGGTATACCTTTGAAGTGATCCAGAAACTGATCATGGAGCTAGATGGTGGCACACTTTCAAAGAAagtccaggtcctgaagaaTAGACTCAATGAGTAA